The following proteins are encoded in a genomic region of Pyxicephalus adspersus chromosome 9, UCB_Pads_2.0, whole genome shotgun sequence:
- the LOC140338707 gene encoding transmembrane protein 272-like, with the protein MGEISSTSSGSHGETHLSLKAKCKASQLFTLVLWTALSLAMIIIGSMHVYNCPVEPNIPIYLIVAGVFHLLAFALIPLKLVAEKVAYAIESVLGLFSFCWFIAGSVWVFRVYQENPRRCNNLAYTFAFGILIFEYIFLAFLVAVICLCTCCAGLLVAGADTETPDRNRSPEDVEALK; encoded by the exons ATGGGTGAGATTTCAAGCACATCATCAG gaAGCCATGGTGAGACTCATCTTTCTCTGAAAGCGAAATGTAAAG CCTCACAGCTCTTTACTTTAGTGCTCTGGACAGCACTCAGCCTTGCCATGATTATTATAG GGTCCATGCATGTTTACAACTGCCCGGTTGAGCCTAACATCCCAATTTACCTGATAGTAGCCGGTGTCTTTCATCTGCTAGCATTTGCACTAATACCACTGAAGCTGGTTGCTGAGAAGGTGGCGTATGCTATAGAAAGTGTGCTGGGTCTCTTTTCTTTTTGCTGGTTCATTGCAG gtagtGTCTGGGTGTTTCGAGTCTACCAAGAAAATCCAAGACGCTGCAATAATTTAGCATATACATTTGCATTTGGAATTCTCATCTTTGAGTATATTTTTCTGGCATTCCTTGTAGCAGTTATCTGTCTCTGCACATGTTGTGCCGGTCTCTTG GTGGCAGGTGCAGATACAGAAACCCCTGACAGGAACCGCTCTCCAGAAGATGTAGAAGCACTGAAGTAA